In one Bacteroidia bacterium genomic region, the following are encoded:
- a CDS encoding chorismate-binding protein: protein MTNFRNLLLCIPTFSIQQLPAVVLILPGVENQLWSQSFSMNDVNIPHADQGFAAWSAPGDEGLQLMSGRVERITINTMGFKGFVVAPFEAKGNVSLIQPHHHLYLNADDLHSYSTRFSFYHKESNGLEAGAAQFQELVGKALSDFRNEGIIKVVLSRTERWPLPPGFDPWKLFLQLIKRHPDAFVALISLPEYGTWIGASPELLLRVEQQGLETMAMAGTKPVAGADTFTDKERKEQQMVLDFILEKMEAQKVTGKATLAEIVQAGNILHLRSRITSETTENWRQLLEALHPTPAICGTPAFEANEYIRQNEGYDRELYGGFWGPVTEENRAMFYVNLRTMQVLQHEAWLYAGVGIIDGSEPEKEWEETVAKMETMKKALQQYEQ, encoded by the coding sequence TTGACAAACTTCCGGAACCTTCTTCTGTGCATTCCCACATTTTCCATTCAGCAACTTCCGGCAGTAGTTCTAATTTTGCCGGGAGTTGAAAACCAGCTATGGTCCCAAAGTTTTTCCATGAATGACGTCAATATTCCCCACGCAGATCAGGGTTTTGCTGCATGGTCTGCACCCGGAGACGAAGGATTGCAACTTATGTCCGGGCGAGTAGAACGCATTACCATCAACACAATGGGCTTTAAAGGATTTGTTGTAGCACCTTTTGAGGCCAAAGGAAATGTCTCCCTTATTCAGCCCCATCATCATTTGTATTTAAATGCAGATGATCTTCATTCGTATTCTACCCGGTTTTCATTTTATCATAAAGAAAGTAATGGCCTTGAAGCCGGTGCAGCGCAATTTCAAGAACTCGTGGGAAAAGCCCTTTCGGATTTTCGCAATGAAGGTATAATAAAAGTAGTGCTGTCGCGAACCGAGCGGTGGCCGCTGCCTCCCGGATTTGATCCCTGGAAACTTTTTCTGCAACTAATCAAACGCCACCCTGATGCTTTTGTGGCGCTGATAAGCCTGCCGGAATACGGGACCTGGATTGGCGCCAGCCCGGAATTGTTGCTCAGGGTGGAGCAACAAGGGCTTGAAACAATGGCGATGGCCGGAACCAAACCGGTGGCTGGTGCCGATACTTTTACGGACAAGGAAAGAAAGGAACAGCAAATGGTGCTGGATTTTATACTTGAAAAAATGGAAGCGCAAAAAGTAACCGGCAAGGCCACGCTTGCCGAGATCGTGCAGGCAGGCAACATTCTTCATTTGCGCAGCCGCATTACTTCCGAAACCACAGAGAACTGGCGGCAGCTATTGGAGGCACTGCATCCTACACCGGCTATCTGTGGTACTCCTGCCTTTGAAGCAAATGAATACATCCGCCAAAATGAAGGATATGACCGGGAGCTGTATGGCGGATTCTGGGGACCCGTAACGGAGGAAAACCGGGCAATGTTTTATGTAAATCTGCGTACCATGCAGGTCTTGCAACATGAGGCATGGCTTTATGCCGGGGTAGGTATAATTGATGGTTCAGAACCGGAGAAGGAATGGGAAGAGACCGTTGCAAAAATGGAAACAATGAAAAAGGCACTTCAGCAATATGAACAATAA
- the menD gene encoding 2-succinyl-5-enolpyruvyl-6-hydroxy-3-cyclohexene-1-carboxylic-acid synthase: protein MNNNTIRTYQFWQQAVLAFTQLGLKYAVLSPGSRCAPISLSFLRNENIQCYVVPDERSAAFIALGLAQQSQCPVAMVSTSGTAALNYAPAITEAFFQRQPLICITADRPQEWLGQADNQAIYQQQLFAPHVLKSLEIPTDLTHDDAEWYALRLISEAWNFASGRPKGPVHLNVPMREPLYLSEPLPSHAGLPKVFTVNHNESAATGQVEYLKAALAEAESVMVVAGLLPPSSQLTEGVEKLAAHHKVVFVPDVAANLLTKQAMLHSDLFLSSKKPTREFAPDLLLTLGGPVVSKNLKQFFRDHRPQQHIHIDAAGAMPDTFQSLTKVISASPAALFRELQIQDENISAFKNRWIKAEDEIAGRAQAALKASEWNDLVAAHILCKNLPENSFLHLGNSLPVRLVNLVGLPQLGQRRITVFSNRGTSGIDGCVSTALGNALNTAATVTLLVGDLSFFYDRNGLWHRHIPGNLRIIVLNNNGGGIFRNISGPAMQTELEPFFAAGQELNCELTAKQHRLDYTSASERSGLVTALEKFYLESEKASLLEIMLPDGEGGKFLQKYFDNLNVNNNN, encoded by the coding sequence ATGAACAATAATACGATCCGGACTTACCAATTCTGGCAGCAGGCGGTGCTGGCTTTTACTCAGCTTGGACTTAAGTATGCCGTGCTTTCGCCAGGTTCACGATGCGCACCTATTTCCCTTAGTTTTTTGCGGAACGAAAATATTCAATGCTATGTGGTGCCGGATGAGCGGTCTGCGGCCTTTATTGCGCTTGGGCTGGCGCAGCAATCGCAGTGTCCGGTAGCAATGGTTTCCACTTCCGGTACGGCAGCTTTGAATTATGCCCCTGCCATAACTGAAGCTTTTTTCCAGCGGCAACCGCTCATTTGCATTACGGCTGACCGCCCGCAGGAATGGCTGGGCCAGGCAGACAACCAGGCAATTTACCAGCAGCAGCTTTTTGCTCCGCATGTCCTGAAAAGCCTGGAAATTCCGACCGACCTCACGCATGACGATGCGGAGTGGTATGCATTACGGCTTATCTCTGAAGCATGGAACTTTGCTTCAGGAAGACCAAAAGGACCGGTACATCTGAACGTGCCAATGCGCGAACCGCTCTATCTTTCAGAGCCACTGCCGTCTCATGCCGGTTTGCCGAAAGTATTTACCGTGAATCATAATGAATCAGCGGCAACCGGGCAGGTGGAATATTTAAAGGCGGCACTGGCGGAAGCAGAAAGTGTTATGGTAGTGGCGGGGCTGTTGCCGCCTTCTAGCCAATTGACTGAGGGAGTTGAAAAACTAGCTGCGCATCACAAGGTGGTTTTTGTACCGGATGTTGCCGCCAATCTTCTGACGAAACAGGCGATGCTGCATAGCGATCTCTTTCTCAGCAGTAAGAAGCCAACGCGCGAATTTGCACCTGATCTCTTGTTGACGCTGGGCGGACCGGTGGTAAGCAAAAATCTGAAGCAATTTTTCCGGGATCACCGACCGCAACAGCACATCCATATAGATGCTGCCGGTGCAATGCCCGATACTTTTCAAAGCCTGACCAAAGTGATTTCTGCTTCGCCTGCTGCACTGTTTCGGGAATTGCAGATTCAAGATGAGAATATTTCTGCATTCAAAAACCGGTGGATTAAGGCAGAAGATGAAATAGCCGGTAGAGCCCAGGCTGCCTTAAAAGCTTCTGAATGGAATGACCTGGTGGCAGCTCATATTCTTTGTAAAAACCTGCCGGAAAATAGTTTCCTGCATCTGGGGAATAGTTTGCCGGTACGTCTGGTAAATTTAGTTGGCCTGCCTCAACTCGGACAGCGCAGGATCACTGTTTTCTCTAACAGGGGAACAAGCGGAATAGATGGATGCGTTAGTACTGCCTTAGGAAATGCCCTCAATACAGCCGCAACGGTCACGCTCCTTGTGGGTGACCTCAGTTTTTTCTATGATCGTAATGGCTTATGGCACCGCCATATTCCCGGCAACCTCCGCATCATTGTGCTGAATAATAATGGCGGAGGTATTTTTCGCAATATCTCCGGCCCGGCCATGCAGACTGAACTGGAGCCTTTTTTTGCAGCAGGGCAGGAACTGAATTGTGAACTCACGGCTAAGCAGCATAGATTGGATTATACTTCCGCAAGCGAGAGAAGTGGCTTAGTCACGGCTCTTGAGAAATTTTATTTAGAATCTGAAAAAGCAAGTTTGCTGGAAATAATGCTGCCTGACGGAGAAGGCGGAAAATTCTTACAAAAATATTTTGATAATTTAAATGTGAATAATAATAATTAA
- a CDS encoding gliding motility-associated C-terminal domain-containing protein: MNKIFVFFILSVCLIAGCKKGKIKKQGCSDGPVHTTFDGGYLAMPNIFTPNDDGINDDLQVYGSGISSFKLTILDGKKSIYETNDYHAYWGGAIDGERNDGVFNYEIEVTTEKGQSLSFEGNVLSLVEAGEDYCINNSGKCVFGDQYLVLEGFTFPTQDPVASNISCE, translated from the coding sequence ATGAACAAAATTTTTGTTTTCTTTATCCTTTCAGTTTGTTTAATAGCCGGATGTAAAAAAGGCAAGATTAAAAAACAAGGTTGCTCTGACGGACCGGTGCATACGACTTTTGACGGAGGCTACCTGGCCATGCCTAATATTTTTACTCCAAATGATGACGGCATCAATGACGACCTTCAGGTTTACGGCAGCGGGATCAGTTCCTTTAAGCTTACCATTTTGGATGGGAAAAAAAGTATATATGAAACCAACGACTACCATGCCTACTGGGGCGGTGCCATAGATGGCGAAAGGAACGATGGTGTATTCAATTATGAAATAGAAGTAACCACAGAGAAGGGGCAAAGCCTTTCTTTTGAAGGAAATGTCCTTAGCCTTGTGGAGGCTGGCGAGGACTACTGCATCAACAATTCCGGGAAATGTGTTTTCGGAGACCAGTATCTGGTGTTGGAAGGATTCACGTTTCCAACACAGGATCCGGTAGCTTCTAATATTAGCTGTGAATAA
- a CDS encoding T9SS type A sorting domain-containing protein: MKKHLHLTLFSAAMFLAGSLSAQGSFVDRFNEPAFYACDSIIYEEYTGGSTWNPASYIAFTPDGSGRFQSIRFYDDHGVLTTEYRASRNSNGLVDELEYYASQGGTPSLFSKTTYTYSNGKLETEVLKTKDFFSGQFVNSTRATYSYDGSGNMTEIVYEFYLNNAWELSYRDKFTYDGNGVLVSSLQENYFGTSWEAAMRSTYTHDGQGRMLTKTDESWNTVSSTWSNYRRTTNSYGTGYRTNIAAEWQNGNWKNSRKDSVFLDSQMKEQSSKTYEWNAGSWHIRFRSYCHNAVPPMPPASPTNLQVVVAGSDAADLTWTDNASNEYGTVIYRTFDTLGFWDVVDTVAANVTNYTETGLEQDTTYYYALEAYNDAGLSLPSNIDSVFIPLGTGIAQSFGPSFRFYPNPANQHLTIEGIGSDSRTIVSATDLTGRTTILSLQPAGASVTIDLGRLAPGAYLLKIESDSEVRQEKLLINR, encoded by the coding sequence ATGAAAAAACACTTACATCTGACCCTGTTTTCTGCTGCGATGTTTCTTGCCGGTTCCTTATCCGCGCAAGGCAGTTTTGTAGACCGGTTTAATGAACCGGCCTTTTATGCCTGCGATTCAATTATCTATGAGGAGTATACCGGGGGCAGCACCTGGAATCCCGCCTCTTACATCGCATTTACACCTGACGGGAGCGGCCGGTTTCAGAGCATCCGGTTCTATGATGATCATGGTGTGCTGACCACGGAATACCGGGCCAGCCGCAACAGCAATGGCCTGGTGGACGAGCTGGAATATTATGCAAGCCAGGGCGGAACTCCTTCGCTCTTCTCCAAAACAACCTATACTTACTCAAATGGAAAGCTGGAGACAGAAGTGTTGAAAACCAAGGATTTCTTCAGCGGCCAGTTCGTAAACAGTACAAGGGCCACATACTCGTATGATGGAAGTGGAAATATGACTGAAATCGTCTATGAATTCTATCTTAATAATGCCTGGGAGCTAAGCTACCGCGACAAGTTTACGTATGATGGAAATGGAGTGTTGGTTTCAAGCCTGCAGGAAAACTACTTCGGGACAAGCTGGGAGGCAGCGATGCGCTCCACCTATACGCATGACGGACAGGGCCGGATGCTCACAAAAACGGACGAATCATGGAACACGGTTTCAAGTACGTGGAGCAACTACAGGCGTACCACAAATTCTTATGGGACAGGCTACAGGACAAACATAGCAGCAGAATGGCAAAATGGAAACTGGAAAAATTCCAGGAAGGATTCTGTTTTCCTTGACAGCCAGATGAAGGAGCAATCTAGTAAAACCTATGAATGGAATGCCGGGAGCTGGCATATCCGGTTCCGGTCTTATTGCCACAACGCTGTGCCACCCATGCCTCCCGCTTCGCCCACCAACCTACAGGTTGTGGTAGCCGGGAGTGACGCTGCGGATCTTACCTGGACCGATAATGCATCAAATGAGTACGGAACAGTAATTTACCGAACCTTTGATACACTGGGTTTCTGGGACGTTGTAGATACGGTAGCTGCCAACGTTACTAATTACACTGAGACCGGCCTGGAGCAGGATACTACTTACTACTATGCTTTGGAAGCTTATAATGATGCAGGACTTAGCCTGCCAAGCAATATTGACAGCGTATTCATACCCCTCGGTACAGGCATCGCTCAGAGTTTTGGACCTTCTTTCAGGTTTTACCCGAATCCGGCCAATCAGCACCTTACCATTGAAGGCATTGGATCTGATTCCCGAACCATTGTTTCCGCTACAGATCTGACCGGACGAACCACAATTCTTTCATTACAGCCGGCAGGTGCTTCTGTTACAATAGACTTGGGAAGGTTAGCGCCCGGTGCCTATTTGCTGAAAATAGAATCTGATTCAGAGGTACGGCAGGAAAAATTGCTGATCAACCGGTAA
- the ricT gene encoding regulatory iron-sulfur-containing complex subunit RicT codes for MGCSGCASGKDDLPTGCKNNGWCSTGGCGKLDTYDWLSNITTFDDQRINAGFVEVKFKGTRKGFFKNVKLLNIEIGDAVVVDSPSGYDVGYVSLRGELVRLQMKKYNVDPDSPQFLTIQRIATEKDMEKYEAAKKAETRTMMESRKVAQELKLVMKISDVEYQGDFSKATFYYTADGRVDFRELIKVLARSFHVRIEMKQIGLRQEAGRLGGIGSCGRELCCSTWLTDFDSVSISAARYQNLFLNPLKLSGQCGRLKCCLNYELDTYLEALQEFPDDNTVLLTKKGKARIFKSDVLKKLIWFHYMDEDQLRTFPLTLETVKKIMEENSKKRFPEDLESLVFEEENLEEKELEFKDVVGEDSINRFDLQKSKKRSNPKKSRRKGKKPPPPKTQNRRNK; via the coding sequence ATGGGATGTTCAGGATGTGCATCAGGCAAAGATGATTTGCCGACAGGGTGCAAGAACAATGGTTGGTGCAGCACAGGCGGCTGCGGAAAGCTCGATACCTACGACTGGCTTTCCAACATTACAACCTTTGATGACCAGAGAATTAATGCAGGATTTGTAGAAGTAAAATTTAAAGGAACCCGCAAAGGCTTTTTTAAAAATGTTAAACTTCTGAATATAGAAATCGGAGATGCCGTGGTGGTGGATTCTCCTTCAGGTTATGACGTGGGATATGTTTCATTAAGAGGTGAGTTAGTGCGTCTGCAAATGAAAAAATACAATGTAGACCCTGATTCTCCGCAGTTTCTCACCATCCAGCGGATAGCTACGGAGAAGGATATGGAGAAATACGAGGCCGCTAAAAAGGCAGAAACCCGCACCATGATGGAGAGCCGGAAGGTAGCGCAGGAACTGAAGCTGGTCATGAAGATCAGCGATGTGGAATACCAGGGCGACTTCAGCAAGGCTACCTTTTATTATACGGCAGATGGAAGAGTTGACTTCCGTGAACTCATAAAGGTGCTGGCCCGAAGTTTCCACGTGCGCATTGAAATGAAGCAGATAGGACTGAGGCAGGAAGCCGGAAGGCTTGGGGGCATTGGTTCTTGCGGACGCGAACTTTGCTGCTCTACCTGGCTTACAGACTTTGATTCGGTTTCAATAAGTGCTGCGCGCTACCAGAATTTATTCCTCAATCCCCTGAAACTCTCCGGCCAGTGCGGGCGGCTGAAATGCTGCCTGAACTACGAACTGGATACTTATCTTGAGGCTTTACAGGAATTCCCGGATGACAATACGGTTTTGCTCACTAAAAAAGGGAAGGCAAGAATTTTCAAATCTGATGTGCTGAAGAAGTTGATCTGGTTTCATTACATGGATGAAGATCAATTGCGAACGTTTCCTCTGACCCTTGAAACGGTGAAAAAAATAATGGAGGAAAACAGTAAAAAGCGTTTCCCGGAGGATCTGGAATCTCTTGTTTTCGAAGAAGAAAACCTCGAAGAAAAGGAATTGGAATTTAAGGATGTAGTAGGCGAAGACAGCATTAACCGCTTTGATTTACAGAAATCCAAAAAGAGATCTAATCCTAAGAAAAGCAGACGAAAAGGTAAAAAACCGCCACCGCCTAAAACGCAAAACAGGCGAAATAAATGA
- a CDS encoding gliding motility lipoprotein GldH has product MKKNFRFIFLIIWIPFIFQACEKERIYQQYREVEGNEWALEDKKSFKIDVEDTTARYNLLVQIRHKGTYPYSNIWIMLAEKNPEGKVFRTRYDLPLAEKSGKWKGQGLGDIIDHEFLVRQEIKLPRSGTYVFSIKHDMRMDPVPDILDIGFRLDKISGR; this is encoded by the coding sequence ATGAAAAAGAACTTCAGGTTTATATTTCTGATTATATGGATTCCATTCATTTTCCAAGCTTGTGAAAAGGAGCGGATTTATCAGCAGTATCGTGAGGTAGAGGGCAATGAATGGGCGCTGGAGGATAAAAAATCTTTTAAAATAGATGTTGAAGATACCACAGCCCGATACAACCTGCTCGTCCAGATCCGGCACAAAGGAACTTATCCATACAGCAATATATGGATCATGTTAGCGGAAAAAAATCCTGAAGGCAAAGTATTCCGGACGCGGTACGACTTGCCGTTGGCTGAGAAAAGCGGCAAGTGGAAAGGACAGGGACTCGGAGATATTATTGACCATGAATTTCTCGTCAGGCAGGAGATTAAACTGCCCAGGTCCGGCACTTATGTTTTTTCGATAAAACATGATATGCGCATGGATCCCGTCCCGGATATTCTGGATATAGGCTTTCGGCTGGATAAAATATCCGGGCGCTGA
- a CDS encoding succinate dehydrogenase/fumarate reductase iron-sulfur subunit: MKISMEIWRQRNARVKGKFEKYSLDEVSEDMSFLEMLDVLNEKLIKENNDPVAFGHDCREGICGSCGFMINGRAHGPQEAVAVCQLHMRTFRDGDHLVLEPWRSAAFPVIKDLVVDRASFDRIQQRGGYISVNTGAAPDANAIPVPKDYSDEAFNAAACIGCGACVAACPNGSAMLFTSAKVSHLALLPQGHPERYSRVVKMLNQHDEEGFGNCTNIGACEAECPKEISISHIARMNREFIACKFSGIGAPAKDV, from the coding sequence ATGAAAATTTCTATGGAAATATGGCGTCAGCGAAACGCCAGGGTGAAAGGAAAATTTGAAAAATATTCCCTTGATGAAGTCTCAGAAGACATGTCTTTTCTGGAAATGTTGGACGTGCTGAATGAAAAGCTTATTAAGGAAAATAATGATCCGGTGGCTTTTGGACACGATTGCCGTGAAGGAATTTGCGGAAGCTGTGGATTTATGATAAATGGCAGAGCACATGGCCCACAAGAGGCTGTAGCGGTTTGCCAGTTGCACATGCGCACGTTCAGGGATGGCGACCATTTGGTGCTGGAACCGTGGCGTTCAGCAGCTTTTCCGGTCATCAAAGATCTTGTAGTAGACCGTGCTTCTTTTGACAGAATACAACAGCGGGGCGGATATATATCTGTAAATACCGGGGCTGCTCCCGATGCCAACGCTATTCCGGTTCCAAAGGACTATTCTGACGAAGCTTTCAATGCTGCCGCATGTATTGGTTGCGGTGCCTGTGTTGCGGCTTGTCCTAATGGATCGGCTATGCTGTTTACCTCCGCCAAAGTCTCCCACCTCGCACTTTTGCCACAGGGCCATCCGGAGCGTTATTCACGGGTGGTAAAAATGCTGAATCAGCATGATGAAGAAGGCTTCGGGAATTGCACCAATATTGGCGCTTGCGAAGCAGAATGTCCTAAAGAAATATCCATCTCCCATATCGCACGTATGAACCGGGAGTTTATCGCATGCAAATTTTCAGGTATTGGCGCTCCGGCAAAGGATGTTTAA
- a CDS encoding fumarate reductase/succinate dehydrogenase flavoprotein subunit, with protein sequence MNFESKTPDGPLAEKWTLHKNQLKLVNPANKRKFHIIMVGTGLAGGSAAASLAELGYNVTSFCFQDSPRRAHSIAAQGGINAAKNYQNDGDSVWRLFYDTIKGGDYRSREANVYRLAELSVNIIDQAVAQGVPFAREYGGLLDNRSFGGAQVSRTFYSRGQTGQQLLLGCYQALNRQIDAGKVKSYPRHEMLDLVLVDGKAKGIIARDLVTGEIKPFSADAVVLATGGYGNVFYLSTNAKGSNATAAWRAHKRGALFANPCYTQIHPTCIPVSGSYQSKLTLMSESLRNDGRVWVPKSRENAKAIQEGKKTAKDIAEEDRDYFLERKYPSFGNLVPRDVAARNIKEACDDGRGVNKTGQASFLDFKDAIARLGKDVISARYGNLFEMYEKITGDNPYEKPMKIYPAVHYTMGGLWVDYNLMTNIPGLYAIGEANFSDHGANRLGASALMQGLADGYFILPYTIGDYLATEGTSKIDTSHEAFKSAITGVLSKNETLLGIRGNKSVDEFHRELGLIVWDHIGMARTAEGLGVSLVKIRELRKEFWENVKVAGTGDELNESLEKANRVADFMELAELMAKDALHRDESAGGHFRLEHQTEEGEARRNDDEFTYAAAWEFESLNSEGHWKLKKEKLEFEFVKLTQRSYK encoded by the coding sequence ATGAATTTTGAATCAAAAACACCAGATGGGCCGCTTGCTGAGAAATGGACCCTGCATAAGAATCAACTGAAACTTGTGAACCCTGCCAATAAGCGCAAGTTTCACATAATAATGGTTGGAACCGGCCTGGCCGGAGGTTCTGCTGCGGCATCCCTTGCAGAACTTGGATATAATGTTACTTCCTTCTGCTTTCAGGACAGCCCGCGCAGAGCGCATAGCATCGCTGCACAAGGCGGTATAAATGCTGCAAAAAATTATCAGAATGATGGCGACAGCGTTTGGCGCCTTTTCTATGATACTATTAAAGGTGGCGACTACCGTTCACGCGAAGCTAATGTGTACAGACTCGCAGAACTCAGCGTCAACATTATTGACCAGGCTGTGGCACAGGGAGTGCCCTTTGCAAGAGAATATGGAGGATTGCTGGATAACCGCTCATTTGGCGGGGCGCAGGTGAGTCGGACTTTTTATTCTCGCGGCCAAACTGGGCAACAACTGCTGCTGGGTTGCTACCAGGCCCTTAACCGGCAGATTGATGCCGGAAAGGTGAAAAGCTATCCCCGCCATGAAATGCTGGATTTGGTATTGGTGGATGGTAAAGCCAAAGGCATTATTGCCCGCGATCTGGTAACAGGAGAAATCAAACCTTTCAGCGCAGATGCTGTGGTTCTTGCCACAGGAGGATATGGCAACGTATTCTATCTCTCCACAAATGCCAAAGGCTCAAATGCTACTGCGGCCTGGCGTGCGCATAAACGCGGGGCGCTCTTCGCAAATCCCTGCTATACACAGATACATCCTACCTGCATTCCCGTTTCCGGAAGTTACCAGTCTAAACTCACGCTGATGAGCGAGAGCCTGCGGAATGACGGAAGGGTTTGGGTCCCTAAATCACGCGAAAATGCCAAGGCCATACAAGAAGGGAAAAAAACGGCTAAGGACATTGCCGAAGAAGACCGCGATTACTTTCTCGAAAGAAAATATCCTTCATTTGGAAATCTGGTTCCGCGCGATGTTGCAGCAAGAAATATCAAAGAAGCCTGCGATGACGGAAGAGGCGTAAATAAAACCGGCCAGGCTAGTTTCCTGGATTTTAAGGATGCAATCGCAAGGCTGGGAAAAGATGTGATCAGCGCCAGGTATGGGAATCTCTTCGAAATGTATGAGAAAATTACTGGCGACAATCCGTATGAAAAGCCCATGAAAATCTATCCGGCCGTTCACTATACAATGGGCGGGCTTTGGGTTGATTATAATTTAATGACAAATATTCCAGGGTTGTATGCCATCGGAGAAGCGAATTTTTCAGATCATGGCGCAAACAGGTTGGGAGCCAGTGCATTGATGCAGGGCCTTGCGGATGGGTATTTCATCCTCCCCTATACCATTGGAGATTATCTGGCTACCGAGGGGACTTCTAAAATTGATACCAGCCATGAAGCTTTTAAAAGCGCAATAACCGGAGTTCTTTCAAAAAATGAAACATTATTAGGCATTCGTGGAAATAAATCCGTGGATGAATTTCACAGGGAACTTGGACTGATTGTATGGGATCATATAGGAATGGCGAGGACAGCCGAAGGGCTGGGAGTATCATTGGTAAAGATCCGTGAACTGCGTAAGGAGTTCTGGGAGAATGTGAAAGTTGCCGGCACCGGTGATGAACTTAATGAGAGTCTTGAAAAAGCAAATCGTGTTGCTGACTTTATGGAATTAGCTGAACTCATGGCGAAGGATGCGTTGCACCGGGATGAATCTGCTGGCGGACACTTCCGGCTGGAGCATCAGACTGAGGAAGGCGAGGCCAGACGGAATGATGACGAATTTACCTATGCAGCCGCCTGGGAATTCGAAAGCCTGAATTCAGAAGGGCACTGGAAGCTGAAAAAAGAGAAACTCGAATTTGAATTTGTGAAACTGACACAACGGAGTTACAAATAA
- a CDS encoding succinate dehydrogenase cytochrome b subunit: protein MAPTNNKLFYSISKKILMSLTGLFLVVYLVIHLFGNMMILGGRDLFNDYAATLSANPIIQAIEVILFAAFFLHIIDGIVLYFQNRKARGSEGYKKFKKPPSVAWASRRMPLSALVLLVFFILHVNTFFVQHKLIGGDMTLYDREVATFSELWLVLFYVVSMVFLGFHIYHGFSSAFRTIGLSNNKYIGWLKDFGLALAIIFTVGFSFLPLYVHFVLA from the coding sequence ATGGCCCCAACCAATAATAAACTGTTCTATTCCATTAGTAAAAAGATCCTGATGTCACTAACAGGCTTGTTCCTGGTGGTGTATTTGGTGATCCACCTTTTCGGCAACATGATGATTCTTGGCGGACGTGATTTATTTAATGATTACGCAGCCACCTTATCCGCAAATCCAATTATACAGGCAATTGAGGTAATTCTTTTTGCCGCCTTCTTTTTACATATAATTGATGGCATTGTGCTGTATTTTCAAAACCGTAAGGCACGTGGCAGCGAAGGATATAAAAAATTCAAAAAGCCGCCATCCGTTGCCTGGGCTTCCCGCAGGATGCCACTGTCCGCGCTGGTACTATTGGTTTTCTTCATCCTCCATGTGAATACCTTCTTTGTGCAGCATAAACTAATTGGAGGAGATATGACGCTCTATGATCGCGAGGTTGCAACATTCTCTGAGCTTTGGCTGGTGCTGTTTTATGTAGTCTCAATGGTTTTTTTGGGTTTTCATATTTATCATGGCTTCTCCAGTGCATTCAGGACCATCGGGCTTAGCAATAATAAATATATCGGTTGGCTCAAAGATTTCGGATTAGCACTGGCCATAATCTTCACCGTTGGCTTTTCATTCCTGCCATTGTATGTACATTTTGTTTTAGCTTAA